A region from the Benincasa hispida cultivar B227 chromosome 10, ASM972705v1, whole genome shotgun sequence genome encodes:
- the LOC120087788 gene encoding respirasome Complex Assembly Factor 1-like, translating to MKESKPVKFNLHQHQDHQNGHLAPFKLAKLFDPEASWDKDQLGDVLHWIRQAVAVVLGLLWGSIPLVGGIWFLIFLAISTSVVYGYYAMILKVDEEEFGGHGALLQEGLFASITLFLLAWILVYSLAHF from the exons ATGAAAGAATCAAAACCGGTTAAGTTCAATCTCCATCAGCATCAAGATCACCAAAATGGTCATTTGGCCCCATTCAAGCTCGCTAAATTGTTCGATCCAGAGGCCTCATGGGACAAG GATCAACTAGGAGATGTTTTGCACTGGATTCGACAAGCAGTGGCCGTTGTACTTGGACTGCTGTGGGGATCCATACCTTTGGTTGGAGGCATTTGGTTTCTAAT TTTCCTGGCGATATCAACTAGCGTTGTATATGGATACTATGCAATGATATTAAAAGTCGATGAAGAAGAATTTGGAGGTCATGGAGCTCTCCTCCAAGAGGGCCTTTTTGCTTCTATAACTCTCTTTCTG CTTGCTTGGATTCTCGTATACAGCTTGGCACACTTTTGA
- the LOC120088386 gene encoding telomere repeat-binding protein 5-like isoform X1 encodes MENPVHEVGFDSHIKSCGRSLDGGYETMVEDKSEKVMSGVDIAASRSLDPVVCGWNPQMWIGSEKGFKVPPCKDHGPQHPCPTSQEVVVRDDDNNSFGCIYPTTSRNSFRTSPCNKGHRIRKILASKNRKVAANYGAKKKPKAGGYKRKFNFNKRNPYKNQRSQMNIPFKKRKLFDGCLSDCNGRRMVDRISDSNASARESSAHGKSSLVAGNQGDSRVKLRIKSFRVPELFIEIPETATVSSLKRTVMEAVGTIIGHGIHVGVILRGKKVRDDNKTLIQTGISCDNQDGCLGFTLEPHSSQTCSSFCHGQPPSSLPCSSTLETINGCPPKPTVNYSGNNSTLLLETHAAKASNSTESVREPVPFLADTRVEERSSDSKSLVTVPAMAVDAPTVVPICQKSHQFEVGHRRMRRPFSVDEVEALVHAVETLGPGRWRDVKLRAFDNVKHRTYVDLKILFSRRQQVFVTFVGQVENISAHSKNIPSPKERRTSSSTTSGQSPHSPCLLVSTTPTNQTSSPKNLPSSTKPSYY; translated from the exons ATGGAAAATCCTGTTCACGAAGTTGGCTTTGATAGTCACATCAAGTCATGTGGTCGCAGTTTAGATGGTGGATATGAGACTATGGTTGAAGATAAGTCTGAGAAGGTGATGAGTGGTGTTGATATTGCGGCGAGCAGGTCTCTAGATCCGGTAGTATGTGGCTGGAATCCACAAATGTGGATTGGTTCAGAAAAGGGTTTCAAGGTTCCCCCATGCAAGGACCACGGTCCTCAGCATCCTTGCCCCACAAGCCAAGAGGTAGTTGTAAGAGATGATGACAACAACTCCTTTGGGTGCATTTACCCAACTACCTCAAGAAATTCCTTCAGGACATCTCCTTGTAATAAAGGCCAcagaataagaaaaatattggcTTCAAAGAACAGGAAGGTTGCTGCAAATTATGGAGCTAAGAAGAAACCTAAAGCAG GTGGgtataaaaggaaatttaatttcaataagagAAACCCCTACAAGAACCAAAGATCTCAAATGAATATCCCTTTCAAAAAGAGGAAACTCTTTGATGGTTGTTTGTCTGATTGCAATGGCAGACGAATGGTTGATAGAATTTCTGATTCAAATGCAAGTGCAAGGGAATCTTCTG CCCATGGGAAATCATCTTTGGTTGCAGGAAATCAGGGGGATTCTCGTG TGAAACTGAGGATAAAATCTTTCAGGGTACCTGAACTTTTCATTGAGATTCCTGAAACCGCAACCGTCAGTTCACTGAAG AGGACGGTAATGGAGGCAGTGGGCACTATTATTGGTCATGGTATACATGTTGGCGTAATCTTACGGGGGAAGAAGGTCAGGGATGATAATAAAACCTTAATTCAGACTGGAATTTCTTGTGATAACCAGGATGGGTGCCTGGGATTTACACTAGAGCCTCACTCTTCACAAACCTGTTCATCTTTCTGCCATGGACAGCCTCCCTCTTCGCTTCCTTGTAGTAGTACTCTTGAGACTATAAATGG ATGCCCTCCCAAACCAACTGTGAATTATTCAGGCAATAATTCTACATTATTGCTTGAGACTCATGCAGCCAAGGCGAGTAATTCAACAGAGAGTGTTCGTGAGCCGGTGCCCTTTCTTGCTGATACCCGAGTTGAGGAAAGATCATCAGATTCTAAATCACTAGTGACTGTACCAGCCATGGCTGTGGACGCCCCAACTGTGGTTCCGATTTGTCAAAAATCTCATCAATTTGAGGTTGGCCATCGTAGAATGCGTAGACCCTTTTCTGTTGATGAAGTGGAAGCCCTTGTTCATGCAGTTGAAACACTTGGTCCTGGAAG GTGGCGTGATGTTAAACTACGAGCATTTGACAATGTGAAGCATCGTACTTATGTTGATTTGAAG attttattttCCAGAAGACAACAAGTTTTTGTAACATTTGTAGGACAAGTGGAAAACATTAGTGCACACAGCAAAAATATCCCCTCACCAAAGGAGAGGAGAACAAGTTCCTCAACAACTTCTGGACAGAGTCCTCACAGCCCTTGCTTATTGGTCTCAACAACACCAACAAATCAAACATCATCCCCCAAAAACTTGCCTTCTTCAACAAAACCTTCCTACTACTAA
- the LOC120088386 gene encoding telomere repeat-binding protein 5-like isoform X2 produces MENPVHEVGFDSHIKSCGRSLDGGYETMVEDKSEKVMSGVDIAASRSLDPVVCGWNPQMWIGSEKGFKVPPCKDHGPQHPCPTSQEVVVRDDDNNSFGCIYPTTSRNSFRTSPCNKGHRIRKILASKNRKVAANYGAKKKPKAGGYKRKFNFNKRNPYKNQRSQMNIPFKKRKLFDGCLSDCNGRRMVDRISDSNASARESSAHGKSSLVAGNQGDSRVKLRIKSFRVPELFIEIPETATVSSLKRTVMEAVGTIIGHGIHVGVILRGKKVRDDNKTLIQTGISCDNQDGCLGFTLEPHSSQTCSSFCHGQPPSSLPCSSTLETINGCPPKPTVNYSGNNSTLLLETHAAKASNSTESVREPVPFLADTRVEERSSDSKSLVTVPAMAVDAPTVVPICQKSHQFEVGHRRMRRPFSVDEVEALVHAVETLGPGRWRDVKLRAFDNVKHRTYVDLKDKWKTLVHTAKISPHQRRGEQVPQQLLDRVLTALAYWSQQHQQIKHHPPKTCLLQQNLPTTKSM; encoded by the exons ATGGAAAATCCTGTTCACGAAGTTGGCTTTGATAGTCACATCAAGTCATGTGGTCGCAGTTTAGATGGTGGATATGAGACTATGGTTGAAGATAAGTCTGAGAAGGTGATGAGTGGTGTTGATATTGCGGCGAGCAGGTCTCTAGATCCGGTAGTATGTGGCTGGAATCCACAAATGTGGATTGGTTCAGAAAAGGGTTTCAAGGTTCCCCCATGCAAGGACCACGGTCCTCAGCATCCTTGCCCCACAAGCCAAGAGGTAGTTGTAAGAGATGATGACAACAACTCCTTTGGGTGCATTTACCCAACTACCTCAAGAAATTCCTTCAGGACATCTCCTTGTAATAAAGGCCAcagaataagaaaaatattggcTTCAAAGAACAGGAAGGTTGCTGCAAATTATGGAGCTAAGAAGAAACCTAAAGCAG GTGGgtataaaaggaaatttaatttcaataagagAAACCCCTACAAGAACCAAAGATCTCAAATGAATATCCCTTTCAAAAAGAGGAAACTCTTTGATGGTTGTTTGTCTGATTGCAATGGCAGACGAATGGTTGATAGAATTTCTGATTCAAATGCAAGTGCAAGGGAATCTTCTG CCCATGGGAAATCATCTTTGGTTGCAGGAAATCAGGGGGATTCTCGTG TGAAACTGAGGATAAAATCTTTCAGGGTACCTGAACTTTTCATTGAGATTCCTGAAACCGCAACCGTCAGTTCACTGAAG AGGACGGTAATGGAGGCAGTGGGCACTATTATTGGTCATGGTATACATGTTGGCGTAATCTTACGGGGGAAGAAGGTCAGGGATGATAATAAAACCTTAATTCAGACTGGAATTTCTTGTGATAACCAGGATGGGTGCCTGGGATTTACACTAGAGCCTCACTCTTCACAAACCTGTTCATCTTTCTGCCATGGACAGCCTCCCTCTTCGCTTCCTTGTAGTAGTACTCTTGAGACTATAAATGG ATGCCCTCCCAAACCAACTGTGAATTATTCAGGCAATAATTCTACATTATTGCTTGAGACTCATGCAGCCAAGGCGAGTAATTCAACAGAGAGTGTTCGTGAGCCGGTGCCCTTTCTTGCTGATACCCGAGTTGAGGAAAGATCATCAGATTCTAAATCACTAGTGACTGTACCAGCCATGGCTGTGGACGCCCCAACTGTGGTTCCGATTTGTCAAAAATCTCATCAATTTGAGGTTGGCCATCGTAGAATGCGTAGACCCTTTTCTGTTGATGAAGTGGAAGCCCTTGTTCATGCAGTTGAAACACTTGGTCCTGGAAG GTGGCGTGATGTTAAACTACGAGCATTTGACAATGTGAAGCATCGTACTTATGTTGATTTGAAG GACAAGTGGAAAACATTAGTGCACACAGCAAAAATATCCCCTCACCAAAGGAGAGGAGAACAAGTTCCTCAACAACTTCTGGACAGAGTCCTCACAGCCCTTGCTTATTGGTCTCAACAACACCAACAAATCAAACATCATCCCCCAAAAACTTGCCTTCTTCAACAAAACCTTCCTACTACTAAATCCATGTAA
- the LOC120088386 gene encoding telomere repeat-binding protein 5-like isoform X3: protein MVEDKSEKVMSGVDIAASRSLDPVVCGWNPQMWIGSEKGFKVPPCKDHGPQHPCPTSQEVVVRDDDNNSFGCIYPTTSRNSFRTSPCNKGHRIRKILASKNRKVAANYGAKKKPKAGGYKRKFNFNKRNPYKNQRSQMNIPFKKRKLFDGCLSDCNGRRMVDRISDSNASARESSAHGKSSLVAGNQGDSRVKLRIKSFRVPELFIEIPETATVSSLKRTVMEAVGTIIGHGIHVGVILRGKKVRDDNKTLIQTGISCDNQDGCLGFTLEPHSSQTCSSFCHGQPPSSLPCSSTLETINGCPPKPTVNYSGNNSTLLLETHAAKASNSTESVREPVPFLADTRVEERSSDSKSLVTVPAMAVDAPTVVPICQKSHQFEVGHRRMRRPFSVDEVEALVHAVETLGPGRWRDVKLRAFDNVKHRTYVDLKILFSRRQQVFVTFVGQVENISAHSKNIPSPKERRTSSSTTSGQSPHSPCLLVSTTPTNQTSSPKNLPSSTKPSYY, encoded by the exons ATGGTTGAAGATAAGTCTGAGAAGGTGATGAGTGGTGTTGATATTGCGGCGAGCAGGTCTCTAGATCCGGTAGTATGTGGCTGGAATCCACAAATGTGGATTGGTTCAGAAAAGGGTTTCAAGGTTCCCCCATGCAAGGACCACGGTCCTCAGCATCCTTGCCCCACAAGCCAAGAGGTAGTTGTAAGAGATGATGACAACAACTCCTTTGGGTGCATTTACCCAACTACCTCAAGAAATTCCTTCAGGACATCTCCTTGTAATAAAGGCCAcagaataagaaaaatattggcTTCAAAGAACAGGAAGGTTGCTGCAAATTATGGAGCTAAGAAGAAACCTAAAGCAG GTGGgtataaaaggaaatttaatttcaataagagAAACCCCTACAAGAACCAAAGATCTCAAATGAATATCCCTTTCAAAAAGAGGAAACTCTTTGATGGTTGTTTGTCTGATTGCAATGGCAGACGAATGGTTGATAGAATTTCTGATTCAAATGCAAGTGCAAGGGAATCTTCTG CCCATGGGAAATCATCTTTGGTTGCAGGAAATCAGGGGGATTCTCGTG TGAAACTGAGGATAAAATCTTTCAGGGTACCTGAACTTTTCATTGAGATTCCTGAAACCGCAACCGTCAGTTCACTGAAG AGGACGGTAATGGAGGCAGTGGGCACTATTATTGGTCATGGTATACATGTTGGCGTAATCTTACGGGGGAAGAAGGTCAGGGATGATAATAAAACCTTAATTCAGACTGGAATTTCTTGTGATAACCAGGATGGGTGCCTGGGATTTACACTAGAGCCTCACTCTTCACAAACCTGTTCATCTTTCTGCCATGGACAGCCTCCCTCTTCGCTTCCTTGTAGTAGTACTCTTGAGACTATAAATGG ATGCCCTCCCAAACCAACTGTGAATTATTCAGGCAATAATTCTACATTATTGCTTGAGACTCATGCAGCCAAGGCGAGTAATTCAACAGAGAGTGTTCGTGAGCCGGTGCCCTTTCTTGCTGATACCCGAGTTGAGGAAAGATCATCAGATTCTAAATCACTAGTGACTGTACCAGCCATGGCTGTGGACGCCCCAACTGTGGTTCCGATTTGTCAAAAATCTCATCAATTTGAGGTTGGCCATCGTAGAATGCGTAGACCCTTTTCTGTTGATGAAGTGGAAGCCCTTGTTCATGCAGTTGAAACACTTGGTCCTGGAAG GTGGCGTGATGTTAAACTACGAGCATTTGACAATGTGAAGCATCGTACTTATGTTGATTTGAAG attttattttCCAGAAGACAACAAGTTTTTGTAACATTTGTAGGACAAGTGGAAAACATTAGTGCACACAGCAAAAATATCCCCTCACCAAAGGAGAGGAGAACAAGTTCCTCAACAACTTCTGGACAGAGTCCTCACAGCCCTTGCTTATTGGTCTCAACAACACCAACAAATCAAACATCATCCCCCAAAAACTTGCCTTCTTCAACAAAACCTTCCTACTACTAA